A window of Erpetoichthys calabaricus chromosome 12, fErpCal1.3, whole genome shotgun sequence contains these coding sequences:
- the patl2 gene encoding protein PAT1 homolog 2: protein MTADLADTEWCPLLQETDECKADGHSEDEEATTLLQEMVEEDEEIDLYNEETFRLDMESGGEEDPADLFVFCGEFSQFEKGASKDLSKMNGEPPKPPEVQQAAGQPAPQRLPVTKSQPAPALSKVPVAPRTTGRIEMRGERRRELSKKMEFQDPAVLKSIKGKPTLESLDSAVVDSGISSTWDEMDLEAEDTAAMKVIDRTLEQRIPPTTLDFLSSPLTHQYPEVSAPKHAPQGHLSPRAFSPRYMQQVPACPMMPRSPLCPVRPYSSQTRFGQPSRYLSPSSFRPTSSNISTPTRPLTPKVLQMRFGPMSPSPGPAPFFSPPANPLQRFRFPGHVTQLHPQHRRILSQRQQRTQSSMRKQREPRSDPYANIMSAKEKAWVIRLQMIQLQSENPHLDDYYYQAYYQKLEEKLTEDELLGDRAKKEPPKLMTPYVQKAEIYEPVVHIEGSLGQVAVSTCYSPRRAIDAVHVHCQEEDLKDIGHRRLGVLNLIEKMFMTLLEVEELQKKMAVLPEEERVRFHDTLTCKVNQLFHLLKEGFQESCHELDAEFLPVLLVSKGKRLIARLLSFLPLEAALEILVAVLKHLPLLMAQDAECSYEALPVLYTPLCTVIGHLSFTQLVQVLKEFTAPLPDSTDTRLSLACHNKFAISFLYALLSHGERLLSADTPIEPGIEEFDIWTDTVFSVAKQLSHSSLVEPLLLPSNLLSLFCRYLDKQAVVQLEGTIERPGSLPVQ, encoded by the exons ATGACGGCGGATTTAGCG GACACAGAGTGGTGTCCCCTACTTCAGGAAACAGACGAGTGCAAGGCTGATGGCCACAGTGAGGATGAAGAAGCCACCACTCTGCTTCAAGAAATGGTTGAAGAAGATGAGGAGATTGACTTGTACAATGAAGAGACGTTTCGTTTGG ATATGGAATCTGGAGGTGAGGAAGATCCTGCTGACCTCTTTGTGTTCTGTGGTGAATTCTCCCAGTTTGAAAAGGGTGCCTCAAAGGATCTTTCAAAAATGAATGGGGAGCCCCCTAAACCACCAGAGGTGCAACAGGCTGCAGGCCAGCCGGCACCTCAGCGTCTTCCAGTAACTAAATCCCAGCCTGCCCCTGCTTTATCTAAAGTCCCAGTGGCTCCCAGAACTACAGGCCGCATAGAAATGCGTGGGGAGCGCAGGCGGGAGCTGAGCAAGAAGATGGAATTCCAGGATCCAGCCGTTCTCAAAAGTATTAAAGGCAAACCCACTTTAGAG AGCCTGGACAGTGCAGTGGTGGATAGTGGCATCAGTTCAACGTGGGATGAGATGGATCTGGAAGCTGAA GACACTGCTGCCATGAAGGTGATTGACAGAACCTTGGAGCAAAGGATTCCACCCACCACCCTGGATTTCCTGTCTTCTCCCCTGACCCATCAGTACCCTGAAGTTTCTGCTCCAAAGCATGCACCACAAGGCCACCTGTCACCAAGAGCTTTCAGTCCCCGTTACATGCAACAG gtgCCAGCTTGTCCCATGATGCCTCGCTCACCTTTATGTCCAGTGCGGCCTTACTCTTCTCAGACTAGATTTGGTCAG CCCAGCAGATacctttctccttcttctttccgACCCACTTCCTCAAACATCAGTACGCCCACCCGACCTCTAACCCCAAAGGTCCTGCAGATGCGATTTGGGCCAATGTCGCCTTCTCCGGGCCCTGCGCCGTTTTTCAGTCCTCCAGCCAATCCACTACAGAGATTCAG GTTTCCTGGTCATGTCACTCAGCTTCACCCGCAACACAGAAGAATACTCAGTCAGAGACAGCAGAGGACTCAAAG TTCCATGAGAAAGCAAAGAGAACCTCGATCTGACCCATATGCCAACATTATGTCTGCAAAAGAGAAGGCCTGGGTGATTCGACTGCAGATGATTCAGCTTCAGAGTGAGAACCCACACTTAGATGACTACTATTATCAG GCTTACTACCAGAAGCTTGAGGAGAAGTTGACAGAAGATGAGCTGCTAGGTGACAGAGCCAAAAAAGAGCCACCAAAACTCATGACGCCATATGTGCAGAAGGCAGAGATTTATGAGCCAG TTGTTCACATAGAGGGTTCATTGGGCCAAGTCGCAGTTTCCACTTGCTATTCACCCCGTCGTGCGATTGATGCAGTCCATGTGCATTGTCAGGAGGAG GATCTCAAGGACATTGGCCATCGAAGACTAGGAGTCTTAAACTTGATAGAGAAG ATGTTCATGACACTCCTTGAGGTGGAAGAACTGCAGAAGAAAATGGCtgttttgcctgaagaagagagAGTTCGCTTCCATGACACTCTGACTTGTAAAGTCAACCAGCTCTTTCACCTTTTAAAAGAGGGCTTCCAGGAATCCTGCCA TGAACTTGACGCAGAATTCCTGCCAGTCCTGTTGGTATCCAAGGGCAAGCGTTTGATTGCCAGGCTTCTGTCCTTTTTGCCTCTGGAAGCAGCTCTTGAGATCCTTGTGGCAGTGTTGAAACATCTTCCACTGTTAATGGCCCAAGATGCAGAATGTTCATATGAG GCTCTTCCAGTGTTGTACACTCCCCTCTGTACAGTGATTGGCCACCTCTCCTTCACTCAGCTTGTTCAGGTCCTGAAGGAATTCACAGCACCACTACCTGATTCTACAGACACACGCCTGTCTCTTGCATGTCACAACAAG TTTGCAATCTCTTTCTTGTATGCATTGCTTAGCCATGGTGAGAGGCTCCTGTCTGCAGACACACCTATAGAGCCAGGCATTGAGGAATTTGATATATG GACTGATACTGTGTTTTCCGTTGCAAAGCAGCTCTCCCATTCTTCGTTGGTGGAGCCCTTACTCCTTCCATCAAACCTGCTCTCCCTTTTCTGTCGCTATTTGGATAAGCaggctgttgtgcagctggaaggTACTATTGA GCGTCCAGGATCATTGCCTGTCCAGTAG